The DNA sequence TCACGAAGGACGAATCGGACAATGCGCGGCTGACGGTGGGGCCCCTCGACGTGTCTGCCGCGATCGGCGGAAGCGGCATTGGCGAACGTCCCGCGATCCTCACGTCGGCGACTCTCGCGCTCGGGGGAAACTTCGACTTCATGGCCGCCCAGGCCGGCATGGCTGTCTCCGGCGTGCCATGGCACGGCATCGATGTGGGCTCTCCCTTCGACCACGGTCGACAGGGTATCCGCTACGTCGCGACCCATTTGCCCCTGCCCGGGCGGCACGGCCCCTCCGAAGAGCTCCTGGCTGAGCTTGTGGAACTGGCCGAGGCCTCCGGAGGTGGGATGCTCGCTCTCTTCGCGTCGCGCCGTGGTGCGATGGCGGGGGCCCAAGCCCTGCGCGAGCGCACGGACCTGACGGTCTATCTGCAGGGCGAAGAGACGTTGGCGCAGCTGATCCAGCGTTTCCGCGCGGAACGCGATTCGTGCCTCGTGGGCACGATGTCTCTGTGGCAGGGCGTCGACGTCGCCGGTGATGCGTGTCGTCTCGTCGTCATCGACAAGATCCCGTTCCCACGTCCGGATGATCCGGTTTCGCGCGCCCGCTCGATGGATGTCGAGCGCAGGGGAGGGAACGGCTTTGTGTCGGTTTCCCTGACGCACGCTGCGCTCATGCTGGCCCAGGGCGTGGGGCGGCTGCTGCGATCGACCGACGATCGGGGCGTTGTGGCAATCCTCGATCCGCGGGTCGTGACCAAGCGTTACGGTGGTTTCATCATGCGTTCTTTGCCGCCTATGTGGCCGACGACGGATCCGGAGGTCGTTCGCGGTGCCCTGCGGCGTCTGTCCGAACCCCGCTGAGGCGTCCGCTAACCCCGACGAGCGGTCAAAAACGCTGCGTGGACAACTGGCGCGAACGGGGCAACTATCTGCGACAATAAGGGTGCCCGCAGACTCAAGGAGACACTCGTGGAAAACCAAGCCCAGACCCTGTACCCGTCAAAGTCCTCCGGACGTCCCTCCAAGATCGCTATCATCGGCGCCGGTGCCGTTGGTACGGCCGTCGCCTACGCGTGCGCGATGCGCGGCGATGCCCGTTCGATCGTTCTTCAGGACATCAACAAGGCCAAGGTCGAGGCCGAAGCCCTCGACATGGCCCATGGCATCCAGTTCACGCCTGCCGGCTCGATCGAGGGCTCGGACGACGTTGAGATCGTACGCGGTTCCGACCTGATCATCGTCACGGCTGGCGCGAAGCAGCAGCCCGGACAGTCCCGCCTGGAGCTGGCTGGCTCGACCGTCAACCTGATGAAGAAGATCGTGCCGAACCTGCAGAACGTCGCTCCCGACGCTCACCTTATGTTCATCACGAACCCGGTCGACGTTGTCACATACGCTGCGCTGAAGATCACGGGCCTGCCCCGTAATCAGGTCTTCGGATCCGGAACGGTGCTCGACACCTCCCG is a window from the Schaalia odontolytica genome containing:
- a CDS encoding L-lactate dehydrogenase; the encoded protein is MENQAQTLYPSKSSGRPSKIAIIGAGAVGTAVAYACAMRGDARSIVLQDINKAKVEAEALDMAHGIQFTPAGSIEGSDDVEIVRGSDLIIVTAGAKQQPGQSRLELAGSTVNLMKKIVPNLQNVAPDAHLMFITNPVDVVTYAALKITGLPRNQVFGSGTVLDTSRLRYLVSRETGVATQNIHAYVAGEHGDSEVALWSSAEIGNVPLSQWGPTLNGGIFDSALRNSIAQEVVQSAYKIIEGKGATNYAIGLAASKIAGAVLRDEQRVLTISTLLEDWEGISDVVMAAPTIVGRDGAGRVLHPPLTLNERDGLTASAQRLRQVARDLGF